In Xiphophorus hellerii strain 12219 chromosome 13, Xiphophorus_hellerii-4.1, whole genome shotgun sequence, the following proteins share a genomic window:
- the LOC116731252 gene encoding SH2 domain-containing adapter protein E, with protein MAKWFKEFPLALKNGTDKIRSVSESGSHPRASKAGLMISTGTKPGHRKNSSADGAAGGVGSLLSRKNRKNSGAEVSRNGVGSQKDGKVWDTLLAGKSRKNSKAEAVMEEQHRPPKTSAPACAYISRMIRVDKQDKSPNFTISGTAGSEADKLAAQSKTETLIIVEDYADPFDAQKTREQRDAERVGENDGYMEPYDAQQMITEIRRRGSKDLLKACMSADGSEGPAEEGQPAAIYDDPYEGSGDGERTKPELDQRPATEYELPWEWRKQHIVRTLSAQFDNPVKEETCFHTLTMQTQMQQQQHYLRQKSRSQKILRSSHPTLLPSTLPCSSPDGEACCLDPLLPLEKQSWYHGCVTRQEAEFQLQSCKEASFLVRNSESDNSKYSIALKTSQGCVHIIVAQTKENGFTLDQSSCVFPSIPEVVHHYCTSRLPFTGAEHMTLLHPVPRIH; from the exons atggcaaagtGGTTCAAGGAGTTCCCCCTGGCCCTGAAGAACGGTACGGACAAGATCCGGTCAGTCTCTGAGTCCGGCTCCCATCCGAGAGCAAGTAAAGCCGGGCTGATGATCAGCACAGGGACCAAACCGGGCCACCGGAAGAACTCCTCTGCAGACGGCGCAGCAGGAGGTGTCGGTTCACTGCTGTCCAGAAAGAACCGAAAGAACTCCGGCGCAGAGGTTAGCAGGAACGGGGTTGGTTCCCAGAAAGATGGGAAGGTTTGGGACACTTTGCTGGCCGGGAAAAGCCGCAAGAACTCCAAAGCAGAGGCGGTGATGGAGGAGCAACACAGACCGCCGAAGACCTCCGCGCCCGCCTGCGCCTACATCAGCCGGATGATAAGAGTGGACAAACAGGACAAAAGCCCCAACTTTACAATCAGTGGTACCGCCGGCTCCGAAGCAGATAAACTTGCAGCCCAGTCCAAAACGGAAACT TTGATCATTGTGGAGGATTACGCAGACCCGTTCGATGCCCAGAAGACCAGAGAGCAGAGGGATGCAGAGAGAGTTGGGGAGAACGATGGCTACATGGAGCCATACGATGCACAACAAATGATAACCG AGATCAGACGTCGGGGATCTAAAGATCTGCTCAAGGCGTGTATGTCGGCGGATGGGAGCGAGGGACCTGCGGAAGAAGGTCAGCCAGCTGCCATCTATGACGACCCGTATGAGGGAAGCGGTGACGGTGAGCGGACGAAGCCGGAGCTGGACCAGCGTCCCGCAACTGAGTACGAGTTGCCATGGGAATGGAGGAAGCAGCACATCGTCAGGACTCTGTCGG CACAATTTGACAACCCAGTCAAAGAAGAGACATGTTTTCATACACTCACCATGCAGACccagatgcagcagcagcaacattaTCTGAGGCAAAAAAGCAGAAGCCAAAAGATCCTGAGATCCTCTCACCCGACTCTGCTGCCATCTACGCTTCCCTGCAGCAGCCCTGATGGAGAGGCGTGCTGCTTGGATCCATTACTGCCCCTGGAAAAGCAGAG TTGGTATCATGGCTGCGTGACCCGGCAGGAGGCGGAGTTCCAGCTGCAGTCCTGCAAAGAGGCCAGCTTCCTGGTCAGGAACAGCGAATCAGACAACAGCAAGTACTCCATCGCCCTCAA GACGAGTCAGGGCTGCGTTCACATCATCGTGGCCCAGACCAAAGAAAACGGTTTCACCCTGGACCAGAGCAGCTGCGTGTTCCCCAGCATCCCGGAGGTGGTGCACCATTACTGCACCAGCCGCCTGCCTTTCACCGGGGCAGAGCACATGACGCTGCTCCACCCCGTACCTCGCATCCACTGA